The Polymorphobacter megasporae genome window below encodes:
- a CDS encoding response regulator, translating to MASSLTLLLVDDEILITEMVHDALEDAGFAVISANDGDRAMAVLNDETHAICGIITDINMGDTADGWSVARRARELNPDLPVVYMTGGVAHEWAVHGVPRSILVSKPFATAQIITAIASLLNSPAPPAAGV from the coding sequence ATGGCGTCTTCCCTCACGCTCCTCCTCGTCGACGACGAGATCCTGATCACCGAGATGGTCCACGACGCCCTCGAAGACGCGGGCTTCGCCGTGATCAGCGCCAATGACGGCGACCGGGCGATGGCAGTCCTCAACGACGAGACCCACGCGATCTGCGGAATCATCACCGACATCAACATGGGCGATACCGCCGACGGCTGGTCGGTGGCGCGCCGTGCCCGCGAACTCAATCCGGACCTTCCGGTGGTCTATATGACCGGCGGTGTCGCCCACGAATGGGCGGTGCACGGCGTGCCGCGCAGCATTTTGGTAAGCAAGCCCTTTGCCACGGCGCAGATCATCACCGCGATCGCCAGCCTGCTCAACTCTCCCGCTCCCCCCGCAGCAGGTGTCTGA
- a CDS encoding D-cysteine desulfhydrase — MNLARFPRRRYTPNATPIEPMPHLSAHLGGPELWIKRDDLLGLSGGGNKTRKLEFLVAAALAQGADTLVTVGAVQSNHCRLTLSAAVREGMKCRLILEERVPGSYHADASGNNLLFDLLGVESVTVVPAGTDLAAAMQAQLDDLAASGRKGYAIVGGGSNPLGALGYVACAEELLGQSFEMGVAFDHIVVASGSAGTHAGLLVGLTATNAGIPLTGINVRRPQAEQEGNVHKLAEATAEFAGLKSGISRDSVVALDRWVGPGYSIPTAEMVEAVRLLASTEGVLLDPVYTGKAMAGLIGLVREGHFKPTDRVLFVHTGGAPVLFAYRDVLAA; from the coding sequence ATGAACCTCGCCCGCTTCCCCCGCCGCCGTTACACCCCCAACGCCACGCCGATCGAGCCGATGCCGCATCTGTCGGCGCACCTCGGCGGTCCCGAACTGTGGATCAAGCGCGACGACCTGCTCGGCCTGTCGGGAGGCGGGAACAAGACCCGCAAGCTCGAATTCCTCGTCGCCGCTGCACTGGCGCAGGGAGCGGATACGCTCGTTACGGTCGGTGCGGTCCAGTCGAACCACTGCCGCCTGACGCTGTCGGCGGCGGTGCGCGAAGGCATGAAGTGCCGCCTGATCCTCGAGGAGCGTGTCCCCGGCAGCTATCATGCCGACGCCTCGGGCAATAACCTGCTGTTCGACCTGCTCGGGGTCGAAAGCGTCACCGTTGTTCCCGCCGGGACCGACCTTGCCGCCGCGATGCAGGCCCAACTCGACGATCTCGCTGCCTCGGGACGCAAGGGCTATGCGATCGTCGGCGGCGGGTCGAACCCCTTGGGCGCGCTCGGTTATGTCGCATGCGCCGAGGAGCTGCTCGGCCAATCGTTCGAGATGGGCGTCGCCTTCGACCACATCGTGGTCGCCAGCGGGAGCGCTGGGACCCACGCCGGGCTCCTCGTCGGACTGACCGCGACCAACGCCGGCATCCCGCTCACCGGCATCAACGTCCGCCGCCCGCAGGCCGAGCAGGAAGGCAACGTCCACAAGCTCGCCGAGGCGACGGCGGAGTTCGCCGGGCTGAAAAGCGGCATTTCGCGCGACTCGGTCGTGGCGCTCGATCGCTGGGTTGGTCCGGGCTACTCGATCCCGACCGCCGAAATGGTCGAGGCCGTCCGCCTGCTCGCGTCGACCGAAGGCGTGCTGCTCGACCCGGTCTATACCGGCAAGGCGATGGCGGGGCTGATCGGCCTCGTGCGCGAAGGCCACTTCAAGCCGACCGACCGCGTCCTGTTCGTCCACACCGGCGGCGCGCCGGTGCTGTTCGCTTATCGCGACGTGTTGGCGGCATGA
- a CDS encoding response regulator, translating to MENIVPNATTILVVDDEALIADMVCDALTDSGFEVVVANDGGEALSMIAMNPHIHALVTDINMGAGADGWHVARCAREACPCIPVVYTTGGAAHEWVRHGVNGSILVVKPFHVDRIVSALNQLLNGLPTTH from the coding sequence GTGGAAAACATCGTGCCCAATGCGACAACAATTCTAGTCGTCGACGACGAAGCGCTGATCGCCGACATGGTCTGCGATGCGCTGACCGATAGCGGCTTCGAGGTCGTCGTTGCCAACGACGGCGGCGAGGCACTCTCGATGATCGCAATGAACCCGCACATCCATGCCCTGGTCACCGATATCAACATGGGCGCCGGGGCCGATGGCTGGCATGTCGCCCGATGCGCGCGTGAAGCCTGCCCGTGCATTCCGGTGGTCTATACGACCGGAGGTGCGGCGCACGAGTGGGTTCGACATGGTGTCAACGGCAGTATCCTTGTCGTCAAACCGTTCCATGTCGACCGCATCGTTTCGGCGCTAAATCAATTACTTAACGGTTTGCCAACCACACATTAA
- the pbpC gene encoding penicillin-binding protein 1C, which produces MRWAAPAFAVAFAALWFATRPATLPDYPAVRAAWHTSEARLLARDGRVLDIVRADASTRRLGWIPLDRIAAPLVAAAVGAEDRRFWSHHGVDWRGAGGAFRDRLRGRTRRGASTITMQLAAMLDPGLGSSGSRSALQKITQARAALALERRWSKRQILEAWLNLLPFRGDLVGIDAAARALAGKPPEALDRTEARILTSLLPAPRASPAAVARRACAASTIPCAQIQLRTAEMLGPRSPLPDPGLAPQVAAQLIAPGRTTVRTTIDFELQTFVRATLDRQLASLSARNARDGAAIVVDNASGDILAYVGSGGPESRSGAVDGARSPRQAGSSLKPFLYELAIERRLLTAASILDDAPVDLDTASGLYIPQNYDRNFRGPVSVRSALGNSLNVPAVRTLLLVGVDAFRDRLFDAGYRGISRDGDYYGFSLALGSAEVTLVEQAAAFRALARGGLWSPLRFEPGTAIADRRVMAAPATSIVADILSDPAARTATFGPDNGLALPFPAAVKTGTSKALRDNWCIGFTRRFTVAVWVGNFEGDSMAAGVSGVVGAAPTWREIMLHLHRDVPAVPFARTGTVARAVSYVPAVEPPRTELFVPGTELSVVRVAAQQQRPRIVAPADGTVIALDPDIPPARQRIAIIVAGTGVAGGGSVAIDGRDLGSARLWSPVPGTHRITLSDGTRLLDHARITVR; this is translated from the coding sequence GTGCGCTGGGCGGCGCCCGCGTTTGCCGTCGCGTTCGCTGCCTTGTGGTTCGCGACCCGACCGGCCACCCTCCCCGATTACCCCGCCGTCCGCGCCGCGTGGCACACCTCCGAAGCCCGCCTCCTCGCCCGCGACGGGCGCGTCCTCGATATCGTCCGCGCCGACGCTTCGACCCGCCGCCTCGGCTGGATCCCGCTCGACCGCATCGCCGCGCCGCTCGTCGCCGCCGCGGTCGGGGCCGAGGATCGGCGTTTCTGGAGCCACCACGGCGTCGACTGGCGCGGCGCAGGCGGTGCATTCCGCGACCGGCTGCGCGGGCGAACCAGACGCGGGGCGAGCACGATCACGATGCAGCTCGCAGCAATGCTCGACCCCGGGCTCGGGTCGAGCGGCAGCCGGTCGGCGCTGCAGAAGATCACGCAGGCGCGCGCCGCGCTCGCGCTCGAACGCCGGTGGAGCAAGCGGCAGATCCTCGAGGCGTGGCTCAACCTCCTCCCCTTCCGCGGTGACCTCGTCGGCATCGACGCGGCGGCCCGGGCGCTTGCGGGCAAGCCGCCCGAAGCGCTCGACCGGACGGAGGCCCGCATTCTTACCAGCCTCCTCCCAGCCCCCCGCGCCAGCCCCGCCGCCGTCGCCCGCCGCGCCTGCGCCGCGAGCACAATCCCCTGCGCCCAAATCCAGCTGCGGACCGCAGAGATGCTCGGCCCGCGCAGCCCCCTGCCCGACCCCGGCCTCGCTCCGCAAGTCGCCGCACAACTGATCGCACCGGGCCGCACGACCGTCCGCACGACGATCGACTTCGAGCTGCAAACCTTCGTCCGCGCGACCCTCGACCGCCAGCTCGCGTCGCTCAGCGCGCGCAATGCCCGCGACGGCGCGGCGATCGTCGTCGACAATGCCAGCGGCGACATTCTCGCCTATGTCGGCTCGGGCGGCCCCGAATCGCGGTCGGGCGCGGTCGATGGCGCGCGGTCGCCGCGGCAGGCGGGATCGTCGCTCAAGCCGTTCCTCTATGAACTCGCGATCGAGCGGCGGCTGCTGACGGCGGCATCAATCCTCGACGATGCCCCGGTCGACCTCGACACCGCCTCGGGCCTCTACATCCCGCAGAACTACGACCGCAATTTCCGCGGGCCGGTCAGCGTGCGGTCGGCGCTCGGCAACTCGCTTAACGTGCCGGCCGTCCGCACCCTGCTGCTCGTCGGCGTCGACGCCTTCCGCGACCGGCTGTTCGATGCGGGGTATCGTGGCATCTCGCGCGACGGCGACTATTACGGCTTCAGCCTCGCGCTCGGTTCGGCCGAGGTGACGCTGGTCGAACAGGCCGCCGCCTTCCGGGCACTCGCGCGCGGCGGACTGTGGTCGCCGCTCCGCTTCGAACCCGGCACCGCCATCGCCGACCGCCGCGTCATGGCCGCCCCCGCGACTTCGATCGTCGCCGACATCCTCAGCGACCCTGCCGCGCGGACCGCAACCTTCGGCCCCGACAACGGCCTCGCGCTGCCCTTCCCCGCCGCGGTCAAGACCGGCACGTCGAAGGCATTGCGCGACAACTGGTGCATCGGCTTCACCCGCCGCTTCACCGTCGCGGTCTGGGTCGGCAATTTCGAGGGCGACTCCATGGCGGCGGGGGTGTCGGGCGTCGTCGGCGCGGCCCCGACGTGGCGCGAGATCATGCTCCACCTCCATCGCGACGTCCCCGCCGTGCCGTTCGCCCGCACCGGCACCGTCGCCCGCGCGGTAAGCTACGTCCCCGCAGTCGAGCCGCCGCGCACCGAGCTGTTCGTCCCCGGCACCGAATTGTCGGTCGTCCGCGTCGCCGCGCAGCAACAGCGCCCGCGGATCGTCGCCCCAGCCGACGGCACGGTGATCGCGCTCGACCCCGACATCCCGCCTGCCCGCCAGCGCATCGCGATCATCGTTGCGGGAACGGGGGTTGCCGGGGGCGGCAGCGTCGCGATCGACGGCCGCGATCTGGGCAGCGCGCGCCTTTGGAGCCCTGTTCCCGGCACGCACCGCATCACGCTGAGCGACGGAACGCGGCTGCTCGACCATGCCCGGATTACGGTACGCTAG
- a CDS encoding aspartate/glutamate racemase family protein, with product MTKTVGVIGGMGPAATLDFLDKLHHATGAVEESDHLRVITDNNPRHADRNAAMVADGPSPAGLLAETARGLAAAGAEFLVMPCNAAHSWAADIIAATPLPFVSMIDAAVATVVAAVPEARIVGLLAVEATQASRIYHNGFEAAGIAVIAPDMAAFMPLIYAVKRGDTGPAVRAAMAAQAQLLVEAGADVILAACTEVPLVFAPGDIAAPVVSATDALVGATLAAARSLSG from the coding sequence ATGACCAAAACCGTCGGCGTCATCGGCGGGATGGGACCGGCGGCAACGCTCGACTTCCTCGACAAGCTCCACCACGCCACCGGCGCGGTCGAGGAGAGCGACCACCTTCGCGTCATCACCGACAACAACCCGCGCCACGCCGACCGTAACGCCGCGATGGTCGCCGACGGCCCCTCGCCCGCCGGACTGCTCGCCGAGACAGCGCGCGGGCTCGCCGCCGCCGGGGCCGAGTTCCTCGTCATGCCGTGCAATGCGGCGCACAGCTGGGCCGCCGACATCATCGCCGCAACCCCGCTGCCGTTCGTCAGCATGATCGACGCCGCGGTCGCCACCGTCGTCGCCGCGGTGCCCGAAGCCCGCATCGTCGGCCTGCTCGCGGTCGAGGCGACGCAGGCCTCTCGTATCTATCATAATGGCTTCGAGGCCGCCGGAATCGCGGTAATCGCCCCTGACATGGCGGCGTTCATGCCGCTGATCTACGCGGTAAAGCGCGGCGACACCGGCCCAGCCGTCCGCGCCGCGATGGCCGCGCAGGCGCAGTTGCTCGTCGAAGCCGGTGCCGACGTCATCCTCGCCGCGTGCACCGAAGTCCCGCTGGTGTTCGCCCCCGGCGACATCGCGGCGCCGGTCGTCAGCGCCACCGATGCGCTGGTAGGGGCGACGCTGGCGGCTGCAAGAAGCCTATCCGGTTAA
- a CDS encoding S8 family peptidase, which produces MSIATLASAMLLSGCGGGDVATPATIAPPVAPVTVPVTTPPPVTTPAPTPTIVPSDLIASPRPAARSVNDTAEYRANYNSYELIGALYAADAGLTGKGVTVGIVDGGFTTSDSELAGRQSALSKDFGNILTKQADGSYAATARNDIGLNPSSLHGAIVAELLAANRDGQGSVGIAPQASVALLRIDDSKTDMPNADGSPNEELSGANIAAAINYAASVKIPILSVSLGIDGGASPSLTAAINRFASVGGLFVIAAGNSGSANPESIQLVSSANRGSWISVGGLSNSLTTFTLDPSSGQAGTLADRYITAPYDNIAADPANGGGFYKFTGTSGAVPLVAATAALILQKWPQLSGKDAGNVILATARDIGAPGTDPVFGRGLLDIKAALSPVDPVLVTQTGTTTPIASASLALPSATGTGSITKLLSHAVILDAFGRDFTADARGIVRSSGNIGAVAGLTRTIRRNTSGTLAFSVTSDIEYASGPVREGEPVARLAGTEIRVRTGGTEIAFTQGYAPWTGSAVAGLGAPSLALAAYAGAVTTGARTIVPLGDGALTFDAGTGGSRAVRNIATASVDAAGVGWSNGRWSLGGGVISENGAVFGSRSTGALQLASATTTGFGEARYIRLAGRWSFTGYGSIGMTALREATNSLLTAPSTLVTSRFGIEAGRDIGIARVTVGVAEPLNVESGGATLTLGNGYDLDSRSLTFAANPVDLRGNRQFLAQVGVDFGLVRIGFVQGMRRPETGVVTSMGWHF; this is translated from the coding sequence GTGTCGATCGCAACTTTGGCGTCGGCGATGTTGCTGTCTGGCTGTGGCGGCGGCGATGTCGCGACGCCAGCGACAATCGCTCCGCCTGTCGCCCCGGTCACCGTTCCGGTCACCACGCCCCCGCCCGTGACGACGCCAGCGCCGACTCCTACCATCGTTCCATCCGATTTGATCGCGTCACCCCGCCCCGCCGCGCGGTCGGTCAATGACACCGCCGAATACCGTGCCAACTATAATTCGTACGAGCTGATCGGGGCGCTCTACGCCGCCGATGCGGGGCTCACCGGCAAGGGTGTCACCGTCGGCATCGTCGACGGCGGCTTCACCACCAGCGACAGTGAACTCGCCGGAAGGCAGTCCGCGCTGAGCAAGGACTTCGGCAACATCCTGACCAAGCAGGCCGATGGCAGCTATGCCGCCACCGCCCGCAACGACATCGGCCTCAACCCGTCATCGCTCCACGGTGCGATCGTCGCCGAGTTGCTCGCCGCCAACCGTGACGGACAGGGCAGTGTCGGGATCGCGCCGCAAGCGAGTGTCGCCCTCCTGCGGATCGACGACAGCAAGACCGACATGCCAAACGCCGACGGCTCGCCGAACGAGGAGCTGTCAGGGGCAAACATCGCGGCCGCGATCAACTATGCCGCAAGCGTCAAGATCCCGATCTTGTCGGTTTCGCTCGGCATCGACGGCGGCGCGTCGCCGTCGCTGACCGCCGCGATCAACCGCTTCGCCAGCGTCGGCGGACTGTTCGTGATCGCCGCCGGAAACAGCGGCTCGGCCAATCCCGAATCGATCCAGCTTGTATCTTCCGCCAACCGCGGCAGCTGGATTTCGGTCGGCGGTCTGTCGAACTCGTTGACGACCTTCACCCTCGATCCATCGTCGGGGCAGGCTGGGACGCTTGCCGACCGCTATATCACCGCGCCGTACGACAATATCGCTGCCGACCCGGCGAACGGCGGCGGCTTCTACAAGTTCACCGGCACCAGCGGCGCGGTGCCTCTGGTCGCGGCGACGGCGGCGCTGATCCTGCAGAAGTGGCCGCAGCTGTCGGGCAAGGACGCCGGCAACGTGATCCTCGCGACCGCGCGCGATATCGGCGCGCCGGGGACCGATCCGGTCTTCGGGCGCGGGTTGCTCGACATCAAGGCCGCGCTGTCCCCGGTCGATCCGGTTCTGGTGACGCAAACCGGGACGACGACACCGATCGCATCTGCCAGCCTCGCTCTGCCATCGGCGACAGGGACCGGGTCGATCACCAAGCTGCTCAGTCATGCCGTGATCCTCGACGCCTTCGGGCGCGACTTCACCGCCGACGCGCGTGGCATCGTCCGGTCGTCGGGCAACATCGGCGCGGTCGCGGGGCTGACACGGACGATCCGCCGCAACACCTCTGGCACGCTGGCCTTCAGCGTCACCAGCGACATCGAATATGCGAGCGGCCCGGTTCGCGAGGGTGAACCCGTCGCGCGGCTGGCAGGAACCGAGATCAGAGTTCGGACGGGCGGGACCGAGATTGCCTTTACCCAGGGCTATGCACCGTGGACAGGGAGCGCCGTTGCGGGACTTGGGGCACCGTCGTTGGCGCTCGCGGCGTATGCCGGGGCGGTGACGACAGGGGCGCGGACGATCGTTCCCTTAGGAGACGGCGCGCTGACCTTCGACGCCGGCACCGGCGGATCTCGTGCCGTCCGCAATATCGCCACAGCCAGCGTCGATGCCGCCGGCGTTGGCTGGAGCAATGGCCGATGGAGCCTCGGCGGCGGGGTCATCAGCGAAAACGGTGCGGTATTCGGCAGCCGTTCGACTGGTGCGCTGCAACTCGCGAGCGCCACGACGACCGGCTTTGGCGAGGCGCGCTATATCCGGTTGGCGGGTCGCTGGTCGTTCACCGGCTACGGCTCGATCGGGATGACTGCGCTGCGTGAGGCGACGAATTCACTCCTGACCGCGCCGTCGACCTTGGTCACCTCGCGCTTCGGGATCGAGGCGGGGCGCGACATCGGGATCGCGCGCGTCACGGTCGGCGTCGCCGAGCCGCTCAACGTCGAAAGTGGCGGCGCCACGCTAACGCTCGGCAACGGCTATGATCTCGATTCCCGGTCGCTGACGTTCGCAGCCAACCCGGTCGACCTGCGCGGGAACCGCCAGTTCCTTGCGCAGGTCGGGGTCGATTTCGGCTTAGTCCGGATCGGTTTCGTCCAAGGGATGCGCCGCCCCGAGACCGGGGTCGTCACCTCGATGGGGTGGCACTTCTAG
- the polA gene encoding DNA polymerase I produces MAKQHLYLVDGSGYIFRAYHRLPPLTNPDGTMVNAVYGFTTMLWKLIEELNKAEAPTHLAVIFDAGSITFRNDMYDQYKAHRPPPPDDLVPQFPLIRDAVRAFSVPCIEQPGFEADDIIASYALAAIAAGFDVSIVSSDKDLMQLVQPGLDLYDTMKNCRVNREDVIEKFGVPPEQLGEVLALMGDSVDNVPGVRGVGPKGAAELIQQFGTVEAMLARLDEVKKSKLRDNLAASADMARLSRELVRLKDDLPLEIPLDELTLREPPHAPLAAFLARHGFRSLLAKLGREVEAAHAPVVEDAPAAPFDHKKYECVTTLDRLDWWLAEATRRGVVAVDSETTDLDPVRADLVGLSLALEPGLACYIPVGHKIGDGLLAEPVDQLDRATVIERLNPVFANPAVLKVGQNLKYDMIVFRRHGAAEIAPYDDTMLMSFALDAGRWNHGVEDLSTRHLGHTPIAVKELTGTAKSRISFDHVALDRATEYAAEDADVTLRLHGKFAARLWREEVTTIYRTVDAPLIPVIADMEMAGIKVDRAALAGLSAAYEIEIAGLETQIHDMAGHKFTIGSPKQLGEVLFDKLGHASGKKSGKTGAFATDVTELERLAASGVDIAARVLDWRQLTKLKSTYTDALQAQINPATGRVHTCFGLANASTGRLSSTDPNLQNIPIRTEMGRRIRYAFVAEPGHVIMAADYNQIELRLVAHIADVPELKQVYAEGGDVHNLTAQEVFGEVTRDTRNRAKTINFSIIYGISAFGLAQRLGIDRGEAARYIDLYFSRFPGIRNYMAETIAFARDHGFVTTLFGRKANVPMIASKVMGERQNAERQAVNARVQGTAADIIKRAMARMPGALAAAGLTGTRMLLQVHDELVFEVPDAEVEAATAVIRATMAHSHTPAVDLSIPLGVEIGTGVSWGDAH; encoded by the coding sequence ATGGCAAAGCAGCACCTCTACCTCGTCGACGGCTCGGGTTATATCTTCCGCGCCTATCATCGGCTCCCGCCGCTAACCAACCCCGACGGGACGATGGTCAACGCGGTCTATGGCTTCACGACGATGCTGTGGAAGCTGATCGAGGAGCTCAACAAGGCGGAGGCCCCGACCCACCTCGCGGTGATCTTCGACGCCGGCAGCATCACCTTCCGCAACGATATGTACGACCAGTACAAGGCGCACCGCCCGCCGCCGCCCGACGACCTCGTCCCGCAGTTCCCGCTGATCCGCGACGCGGTCCGCGCTTTCTCGGTCCCGTGCATCGAGCAGCCGGGCTTCGAAGCCGACGACATCATCGCGAGCTATGCGCTAGCCGCGATCGCCGCCGGGTTCGATGTTTCGATCGTGTCGTCGGACAAGGACCTGATGCAGCTCGTCCAGCCGGGGCTCGACCTTTATGACACGATGAAGAACTGCCGGGTCAACCGCGAGGATGTGATCGAGAAGTTCGGTGTCCCCCCCGAACAGCTCGGCGAGGTCCTCGCGCTGATGGGCGACAGCGTCGATAACGTCCCCGGGGTCCGCGGCGTCGGGCCGAAGGGCGCGGCTGAGCTGATCCAGCAGTTCGGTACGGTCGAGGCGATGCTGGCGCGGCTCGACGAGGTCAAGAAGTCCAAGCTGCGCGACAACCTTGCGGCGTCGGCCGACATGGCCCGCCTGTCGCGCGAACTCGTCCGGTTGAAAGACGACCTGCCGCTCGAGATCCCGCTCGACGAACTGACGCTGCGCGAGCCGCCACACGCCCCGCTTGCCGCGTTCCTCGCCAGGCACGGCTTCCGCTCGCTGCTGGCGAAGCTCGGGCGCGAGGTCGAGGCGGCGCATGCCCCGGTCGTCGAGGACGCCCCCGCCGCGCCGTTCGACCACAAGAAGTACGAGTGCGTCACGACGCTCGACCGGCTCGACTGGTGGCTCGCCGAGGCGACGCGGCGCGGGGTCGTCGCGGTCGACTCCGAGACCACCGACCTCGACCCGGTCCGCGCCGACCTTGTCGGGCTGAGCCTCGCGCTAGAACCCGGGCTCGCCTGCTATATCCCCGTCGGCCATAAGATCGGCGATGGCCTGCTCGCCGAACCCGTCGACCAGCTCGACCGCGCGACGGTGATCGAGCGGCTCAACCCGGTTTTTGCCAACCCGGCGGTCCTCAAGGTCGGCCAGAACCTGAAGTACGACATGATCGTCTTCCGCCGCCACGGGGCGGCCGAGATCGCACCATATGACGACACGATGCTGATGAGCTTCGCGCTCGATGCCGGGCGGTGGAACCACGGTGTCGAGGACCTGTCGACCCGCCACCTCGGCCACACCCCGATCGCCGTCAAGGAGCTGACCGGCACCGCCAAGTCGCGGATCAGTTTCGACCATGTCGCGCTCGACCGCGCCACCGAATACGCCGCCGAGGATGCCGACGTCACGCTGCGGCTTCACGGCAAGTTCGCCGCGCGACTGTGGCGCGAGGAGGTCACGACCATCTACCGGACCGTCGACGCGCCGCTGATTCCGGTGATCGCCGACATGGAGATGGCCGGGATCAAGGTCGACCGCGCCGCGCTTGCCGGCCTGTCGGCGGCGTACGAGATCGAGATCGCCGGGCTCGAAACGCAGATCCACGACATGGCGGGCCACAAGTTCACCATCGGCTCACCTAAGCAGCTTGGCGAGGTGCTGTTCGACAAGCTCGGCCATGCCTCGGGCAAGAAGTCGGGCAAGACCGGGGCGTTCGCGACCGACGTCACCGAGCTCGAACGCCTTGCCGCGAGCGGCGTCGACATCGCCGCGCGGGTGCTCGACTGGCGCCAGCTGACCAAGCTGAAGTCGACCTACACCGACGCGCTCCAGGCGCAGATCAACCCCGCGACGGGGCGCGTCCACACCTGCTTCGGCCTTGCCAATGCGAGCACCGGGCGGCTGTCGTCGACCGACCCCAACCTTCAGAACATCCCGATTCGGACCGAGATGGGCCGGCGGATCCGCTACGCCTTCGTCGCCGAGCCGGGGCACGTCATCATGGCCGCCGACTATAACCAGATCGAGCTGCGGCTGGTCGCGCACATCGCCGACGTCCCCGAACTGAAGCAGGTCTATGCCGAGGGCGGCGACGTCCATAACCTGACCGCGCAAGAGGTGTTCGGCGAGGTCACGCGCGACACCCGCAACCGCGCCAAGACGATCAACTTCTCGATCATCTACGGCATCTCGGCGTTCGGGCTGGCGCAGCGCCTCGGCATCGATCGCGGCGAGGCGGCGCGCTACATCGACCTGTACTTCAGCCGCTTCCCCGGCATCCGCAACTACATGGCCGAAACCATTGCCTTCGCCCGCGACCACGGCTTCGTCACGACGCTGTTCGGGCGCAAGGCGAACGTCCCGATGATCGCGTCGAAGGTTATGGGCGAGCGCCAGAACGCCGAGCGCCAGGCGGTCAACGCCCGCGTCCAAGGGACCGCCGCCGACATCATCAAGCGCGCGATGGCGCGGATGCCGGGGGCGCTTGCGGCGGCCGGGCTGACCGGCACGCGGATGCTCCTCCAGGTCCACGACGAACTGGTGTTCGAGGTTCCCGACGCCGAGGTCGAGGCGGCGACGGCGGTGATCCGCGCGACGATGGCGCACTCGCACACCCCCGCGGTCGACCTGTCGATTCCGCTCGGGGTGGAGATCGGGACCGGGGTCAGTTGGGGCGACGCGCACTGA
- a CDS encoding catalase family protein, which translates to MPAVRFTPSVETPAADEAETIAGLTEAMESISATTFKDEAKAIRAVHAKSHALLDGELTVLGGLSPELSQGLFAAPGTYKTSIRLSTSPGDLMDDHVSTPRGIAIKIHGVDGDQLSGSATDTTQDFLMVEGPTFAAATPKDFLGTVKMLAATTDKAEGLKRAFSATARGIEALLEAVGTKSGTLVALGGHKLTNPLGETFYTQVPVRYGDYIAKLSCVPVGALAELKDAKVESDHQNFLREAIGKTFANGGGEWEIRVQLCTDLEKMPIEDASVEWPEDASPHVTVARLRAAAQPSWSIDQVHAIDDGLAFSPWHGLAAHQPLGGVMRARKSVYATLQGERSARSGCPFSEEERHAAG; encoded by the coding sequence ATGCCCGCCGTCCGCTTTACCCCGTCCGTCGAGACCCCCGCCGCCGACGAAGCTGAGACGATCGCCGGGCTGACCGAGGCAATGGAGTCGATTTCGGCAACGACCTTCAAGGACGAAGCCAAGGCGATCCGCGCGGTCCACGCCAAGAGCCACGCGCTCCTCGACGGCGAACTCACCGTTCTCGGCGGGCTGTCGCCCGAGCTTTCGCAGGGACTGTTCGCCGCTCCCGGCACGTACAAGACGTCGATCCGCCTCTCGACGTCGCCCGGCGACCTGATGGACGACCACGTCTCGACCCCGCGCGGCATCGCGATCAAAATCCACGGGGTCGACGGCGACCAGCTGTCGGGGAGCGCGACCGACACGACGCAGGACTTCCTGATGGTCGAAGGGCCGACGTTCGCCGCCGCGACGCCGAAGGACTTCCTCGGCACGGTCAAGATGCTCGCTGCGACGACCGACAAGGCCGAGGGGCTGAAGCGTGCGTTCTCGGCGACCGCGCGCGGGATCGAGGCTTTGCTCGAAGCCGTCGGCACCAAGTCGGGCACGCTTGTCGCGCTCGGCGGGCACAAATTGACCAACCCGCTCGGCGAGACTTTCTACACCCAGGTGCCGGTCCGCTACGGCGACTATATCGCCAAGCTCTCGTGCGTGCCCGTCGGCGCGCTGGCGGAGTTGAAGGATGCCAAGGTCGAGTCCGACCATCAGAACTTCCTGCGCGAGGCGATCGGTAAGACGTTCGCCAACGGCGGCGGCGAATGGGAAATTCGGGTCCAGCTATGCACCGACCTCGAGAAGATGCCGATCGAGGATGCGTCGGTCGAATGGCCCGAGGATGCCAGCCCGCACGTCACCGTCGCTCGGTTGCGCGCGGCCGCACAGCCGTCGTGGAGCATCGACCAGGTCCATGCGATCGACGACGGCCTCGCCTTCTCGCCGTGGCACGGTCTCGCCGCGCACCAGCCGCTCGGCGGCGTCATGCGCGCGCGAAAGTCGGTCTATGCCACGCTGCAGGGCGAGCGGTCGGCGCGCAGCGGCTGCCCGTTCAGCGAGGAGGAGCGCCATGCCGCAGGGTGA